GCTCTTATTTGTCGATACAAAGTTCTGCAGCAAAAAAAAGAAAGAATAGTCCTAGATTAATTTTTTTGAAAAAGTTGGCCTTGGTAATCAAGGTGTTAGGAAAAAGTTGGGATTTAAGTGATTTATCCCCTCATTCTTTTTCTAAGTTTAGTGGGTGGTAAGGAATATCTCTCATAGATAGCTTTTTCAAAACCACGAATAGTGTAAAATCCAAGTGTATTACTTATTTCGGTAATAGTTTTATCTGTAGTTAGGAGCATTTCCAAGGCTTTATCCATTCTAAATTCATTCCAAAAATCATGAGGGGTAGCATCATATTTTACTTTAAACAAGCGCATAAATTTAGTGGTATTCATCTTTGCCGTTTTAGCCAATTCCTTAACGGTAACAAATTCGGATAAGTCTTCCATCAACTTTTGATGTGACTCTATAATATTCGTTTCTTCTTCCAAGGACATTATTCTATTCTTCCCATGCGGCAATCGATTAAGCAGAATAGAAATCAATAAAAACTTAACTGCAATATTCAAATAATATTTATCCGATAATTTTTTAGATATTAATCGAATAATATGTCTTCCCATAAAACGCTGATCTTCATTTAAAAAATTAGCAACAGGCAGAAAAGAAACTCCTCTCCCATTATAAGCTTGATCCAACATAGGACCAATAATATTGGGATACTGCGGCAGTAATTTTTCAAAATAGCTCAATTCAAAATGAAAATCCAGGGTCTCATAATTTTGATCTTTGAATAAAACAATTTCATTTTTAATATAAGGTAAGAAAAAAAGGTTGTATTGCTGTGCAGCAATGGATTGGTGGATATGATCGAATAGCGTATGCTCTACTGAATTTTTGAGTAAAATATTTAACTCGAAGGCAGTACTGCTAGACTCAGAAATAAAAGAGGTCGTCCTTTTCATTCCATAGTGACTTGCCCAAATTGTATATTCGTCTTCTGAAGCTAAACCTTGAAAATCTATTTTACCGAAGCCCCCATGCATACTGTAGGTATCCGCATCCGGAATAATAATTCCATGGTCGCTTTTGGGATTAAGTGGCACAGTAGTCCAAGCGATTTGGTCCCTTCTGGAAGTACGTGTTTCAAATAAGGACATCTCCTTCTATTATTGGTAAGAAAATTAATATAGGACTAATAATAAAAAATCTAGGACTATAAATTCTGCAAGCTAAAAGAGAAATTGCAACTGTAAAAAATCTATTCACTTAATCATTTAGCAATGAAAATTAATAAAAAAAATGTAAAGTACAGCCAGTTGGCTAAACAACTTCTTTCTAAAGCAGGGAAAAGCGCTCCACTATTTATGCGCAAAATGGATGGATTGCCAGAATTATTTTCTGTTCGATTGATTAATTTTCCCATGGATGCAATAACGCTTCATTATTGGGTAAATATGCCCTATTGTTACAATTACTGGAATATGCAAGGAAGTACCTCTAAAAGTATGGAAACCTATTACAGAGCACAGATGGAATCCGACATTCTGTATCCATTCATAATCAGCTATGGGCAGCTGCCCATAGCGCTCATAGAATTATACAATGTAGAAAAAGATGTACTTGCCAATCATATTGAGGCAAGGATTGCAGACAAGGGTATCCACACTTTGATGGCACCACCCAGGTATCTACTCAGCAAACTACCACAAAAAATAAAACAGTTATCCAGGGAAACTTTAATTACTGCATTACAGTTTGCATTTTCCTTTGAAGGAATTGACCGGGTTTATACCGAGCCACATGTCGACAATTTCCATGCGAATGAACTAGCCAAAAATATGGGCTTTACTTTTATAAAGGAAATCAGTTTCCCGGACAAAAAAGCCAATCTTTTTTGCTTTGAAAAACAGTTATTTCTAGATAAATATCCTATGCATTAGATCTTCCTTTCTCACTTCAATTTTTTACTATGACAAGGCAGCGCAATGCCACGATAGACGTGGCCAGGGGGTTTACTGTGTTTATTATGCCCGCAGTACACAGCGTATTGACGTATAGCACAACGGCTGTTCAAACCAGCATGCTAGGAAAGTTTTTAGGCTTTCTGGCAGAGGGGCCGGGAGCAGAATTATTTATGTTACTGATGGGTATCTCTATTGTATTGGGTAAAAAGAAAAGCCCGAAAGAGATAGGCTATCGCAGCTTGCAATTATTAGGATTGGCTTATTTATTAAATTTTTTTAAAATCATTCTCCCCCTATGTTGGCATGGAATTCCAATGAATGTTTTCACAGAAAATCAAATCCCTTATGATTTGCAAGGCTGGTTCTTACTCTTTCAGATGGGTGATATTTTACAATTAGCTGCCATAGCTTATTTTGTGTGTTCCATTATCTACCGGCAAAAGCGATATTTTATTTGGGCGATTGGCTTTGGTCTATTTATGAACTTTATTACACCTTTCATGTGGAAGATTCAAGTACAGAATGTTTTTCTGCAAGTACCTTTTCATTTAATCTGCGGCATGCCACCCAATGCATTCTTCCCTGCATTTCCTTGGATAGTCTATCCTTTGTTGGGCTTGGGCATTGGCGCATTTATATCTTCAAGTAATAGCAAGAGGTTTTATTCTTTATTATTTCTAGCAGGTTTGGTATTGGTTTTTATCGGAAAGCTCATAATTCCTTTTGAGCCTATAGAATGGGAAACTGATTTTTACCGCTTAGGGCCGGGAGGAACACTTTACCATGCAGGTATTGCCTTTATGTGGTTATGCCTTTGTTATCTGTCTGTAAAATATATAAAAGGCAGTTGGTTTTTTACTTTGCTGACTTGGTTAAGCAAGCATATCACAGCAGTATATTGTGTACAATGGATTGTCATTTTTTGGCTGAGTCCATTATTTAGTTACCACCATTTAGGGCTTTTTGGCTCTTTATTTTCTATTTTATTTACGACGGTTCTTTCTTTCTCCCTTGTTTATATGGGTCTTATGATTTTAGAAAAACGAAAGCAAAGAAATAATAAAACCTTGCCTTGCACAACAAGGCAAAGGTGATTATCATCTTCCAATCATTTAATCCCTTTATTATGCAAAAAATTCTTGACCTCATCGGCATTGGCATCGGCCCGTTCAATTTAGGCATGGCAGCATTATGCGACGGCATCCCTACATTAAAGAGTCTTTTTATCGACCAGAAAAACAAATTCGATTGGCATCCCGGTATGATGTTGGAAGGAACAAAGCTACAAGTACCTTTTCACGCTGACTTGGTAACACTAGCCAATCCGCAGAGTCCCTATAGTTTTCTTTGTTATCTAAAAGCTCGGCAAAGGCTTTTCCGCTTTACCATCAGAGAAGAGTATTTTCCCTTAAGAAAAGAGTACAACGACTATTGTCAGTGGGTTTGCGGACAGTTAGACAATCTATTATTTGGCTATCGTTGCGAGGCCATTCATAAAGAAGAAGCATGGGATTGTTATCGCATAGAAGTGAAGGAGGTAGCCACTGGGCAAATTAAAACATACTTCGCCAAGCATATCGTTATCGGTGTAGGTACGCTCCCTTATCTACCTTCTTTTATTGACAAAAGCCACCCTCATATTTTACACGCAGCTAATTATTTAAATCAAAAAGAAAGAATAAAGCAGCAGCAAAGTATCACCATCATTGGTTCCGGACAAAGTGCCGCAGAGATATTTGATGATTTATTAGCAACAACGATCAATGAAGATAAAGAGTTGCTTTGGTGTACACGCTCCGCGAGGCTCTTTCCGATGGACTATTCCAAGTTTGCCTTAGAGATGACCTCACCGGATTATATCGATCATTTTTATGCTCTCTCCGAAGAAAGCAAAGCCCTTACTTTAAAAGCGCAGACCGATTTATACAAAGGGATTAATCGTTCTCTTATCAGTCATATCTATGATAAACTCTATGCGGCTTCTCTGGAAGAAAATGGGTTGGGGAAAATTCAGTTACGACCTAATTGCAGATTAGAAAATGTAGTTTCTTCAGAAGAAAAATTACATTGTCATTTTCTGCAAACAGAGATGGGGGAAGCTTTTACGCATCCTACCGATATACTCATCTTAGCCACAGGTTATCATAACGCTATCCCCTCCTTTCTGCAACCGATAGCGTCACAGATTCATTGGGATGTGCAGGGAAGGTATCAAATACATAGGGCGTATAGCATCAACGATGCCCAAAGTATTTTTGTCCAAAATGCAGAGTTACATACACATGGTTTTAACGCACCTGATTTAGGTATGGGGCCATACCGCAATGCGGTTATCCTAAATACCATTTTGGGATATGAACATTTTGAGCTGGAAAAAAATGTCCCTTTTCAAAGCTTTGGTTAATATGTTTTCAGAAAGGCTTTATTATCTGGAAAGAAGCGCAAATGTAGAGATTTAATGAATAACTATTAACTGGGATTAAAATCCATTAGTAATAAAATAACCAAAACTGCTGCAATTATTCTTTAATCTAAAATAGAAAAAGATGATTGCACCAATAGAGGCATTATTAACAGAACTAGATCAAGCATTATTAGTAGTTGAACAAGGCGATGGGAATAAATTTCAAAAATGCAAATTGGGTATTCATCATACTCAACAGGCATTAATTGCCTTAAATAAATACATCACCTTGCACCCTTTACCAAATTTAGAAGAGAAGGTTCGGTTTCATAAAATCATACTTCCGGAAGTAAATGCACAACTTATTTATCATATAAATATTTATCAATTAGAAACAAGATTACCCCCCTCTGCCCTATTTGCCCGGAAAAAATATTATGAAAAACACCTCAAGGCTATTAATCAATACTTTAATCTCAATAAGAAACTATTCCGCTATTATAAAAACGGGGATAGTCATTTAGATAGTCAATTGTTTATAGATGCTCCCCTGCAATTAGAATTGCCACTCGAAGAATTTTCATTTGTAGCAGACTATCCTTTCATTAATTGTCAAAGTAGCCGCCTAGCAAGAATCATTGCCTACGAAAGGTTACAAGCTTATTATCATAATGCCTTAGCAGATTTAAACCATAATAAAGTAGCAGCTGTCTCACCTGAAACAGGGAACTATTCTTTACAATGGACTGAGCAAAAATCAGCATTGATAGAACTCGCTTATGCCTTGCATAGCAGAGGATGCATGAATAGCGGCAGGCTTACTATCAAACAGGTAATGCAGTTATTTGAACAAATATTTCAAATTGACTTAGGTAATTTTTATCGGGTATTTCAGGGACAAAGAATTCGTAAGAATAGAGCTGTATTTTTAGATAATTTAAAAGAAAGCTTGATTAAAAAAATGGATGACACAGATGAGCATTACTTGTAAATTTATCTAGTAGAAAAATAAAAGAAAGACATTCTTGTACACAAATCTACAGTGAGGCTTCCCAATTAGGTTACTACTGATCAACTGAAATAACGGGCTTCTTTATTGTCAATTATAAATAATAATTAGGTAGCAGTAAAATGGACTCAAAATTAGTTGTTATGGAAAAATCTTATCATGAAAATTTTTCTTTATTACGTATAAATCTCATGGTTTTAGACTTAGCTAGACTGAAGTTGTCTGTTATCATAAAGGTGCTTATTAAATTAGAAACGGCATATATGGCTCCCGGTCGGTCATTGCAGCCCATGAGCAATTAGATATTTTGTTTGTAGATAGTATATTTACTTTTTCCTGAATTGCTTTATTAAAGCTTTTCTCATTATTTAAATTATATAACCTAACTAAAATGTTCTTGCTTTTTAAATCAGAAAAATCAATAGTTGGATCGCTTGCATTAAATACAACCCTTGCATTATGATGGGTTAGTTTGCTTTTATCACTACAATCGGAGAGGCATAACCTTTTTGTAGGGTCGCACTCTGAATAATAGCTTTTCCAAGATTCGGTACCACTTAAGCAAAAAATGAATTTTCCAGACATATCCTTTAATAGTGGCCAACCAGATTTTTCTACAACTACGGATAGGGGTATATCCTGTGTTAATTGTGGAAATAGAAGGTTCGGAGTAAGAATAATACTTTTGTCGAAAAAATTAGTTAAGTAATTATCTATTTCATTAGGAAAACTAGTTTTATCTCCTAATGAGCTTTTAATGTCTAAATTTATCCAAATGACATCATGCTCCTGGTTGTTATCATGCCAATCTAAAATTTGATTTAACCAATGACTCAATTTATCTCCGCCAGAATTTGTGAGATGATTTACTGTAAACCAACCATCCTCATTGGGATTATCTTTAGAGTGTCGCCAAATATCGAGCTCTAACCCACGACAACCACAATTAAAATATGTCTTTGGACTGTTATTGAAATCCAACTGTTTCCCGAGTGGCTTTTCATTTCTATCATAAGAGTTATGTGAAGCTTTAAAGGATACTAAATTGTATGGCAAATTTTGATAGGACTGCATATTGATCTTTTAAATTAAGGATTATTAAAAGTTTTCTGCAATATTCTGATTGGCAGAATATTGCAGAAAAATATGGATTATTTATAGGATACATTTAATTCATAAATACATCCATTCAGAACTTTAGTAGCAATGTTTTTCCCAACGTTAAAAACCTTGTAAGGAGTTCTAGGATCTAAATTAACATCTTCCGCTTTATCACCAGTAAAAGAAATGATAAACCTTGCATTTTGGGAAGAGTCTACTAAAGCGACCGTTATCGTTTGTCCGTCGGGTTTTCCAGGAATTTCACAAGATTCTAAATGTTTCAATGTTTTTGCATTCATGATTTTAATTTTAATTGGATTATCTAATTGTTGTTTATTGAAGTATAATCGTAATTTACTCTCAGAAATTATTATGAATTGGGTTTATGTTATTTTAGACTGGAGTTTCCCCAAAATTTCATTCGGGGAATAAGCTCAGCAGGTATCTTTGTGGGGGATTGTCCTTTTTGTTATGGGTAAAGATACCTGCTTTTGTTTTTTTGAGCAATTCAAAGATTCCATCTGCCATTGCATAGTTAAAAAACGAAGGTATCCCAAAGAAGCGTTTTGATAAAATAAACACTTTTTGCACCATTAATTTTAGCTTTAAATTCATTCCCATATATATACTTGTAAAGTAAGCAATAGCGTTAATGATGGCAACTAAGTTTCGGATGCCGTTGTAACTTCTAACCCTTATGTCCTCTAAATTATAGCTTTGTTTGATGTAGCGGTAACATTCATCGCATTTCCATCTTGTAAGATATATTTCCACTATCTTATACACTTCTTTGGGTTCTGTATTTT
The Arachidicoccus soli DNA segment above includes these coding regions:
- a CDS encoding Ca2+-dependent phosphoinositide-specific phospholipase C — encoded protein: MQSYQNLPYNLVSFKASHNSYDRNEKPLGKQLDFNNSPKTYFNCGCRGLELDIWRHSKDNPNEDGWFTVNHLTNSGGDKLSHWLNQILDWHDNNQEHDVIWINLDIKSSLGDKTSFPNEIDNYLTNFFDKSIILTPNLLFPQLTQDIPLSVVVEKSGWPLLKDMSGKFIFCLSGTESWKSYYSECDPTKRLCLSDCSDKSKLTHHNARVVFNASDPTIDFSDLKSKNILVRLYNLNNEKSFNKAIQEKVNILSTNKISNCSWAAMTDREPYMPFLI
- a CDS encoding GNAT family N-acetyltransferase: MKINKKNVKYSQLAKQLLSKAGKSAPLFMRKMDGLPELFSVRLINFPMDAITLHYWVNMPYCYNYWNMQGSTSKSMETYYRAQMESDILYPFIISYGQLPIALIELYNVEKDVLANHIEARIADKGIHTLMAPPRYLLSKLPQKIKQLSRETLITALQFAFSFEGIDRVYTEPHVDNFHANELAKNMGFTFIKEISFPDKKANLFCFEKQLFLDKYPMH
- a CDS encoding helix-turn-helix domain-containing protein; amino-acid sequence: MSLFETRTSRRDQIAWTTVPLNPKSDHGIIIPDADTYSMHGGFGKIDFQGLASEDEYTIWASHYGMKRTTSFISESSSTAFELNILLKNSVEHTLFDHIHQSIAAQQYNLFFLPYIKNEIVLFKDQNYETLDFHFELSYFEKLLPQYPNIIGPMLDQAYNGRGVSFLPVANFLNEDQRFMGRHIIRLISKKLSDKYYLNIAVKFLLISILLNRLPHGKNRIMSLEEETNIIESHQKLMEDLSEFVTVKELAKTAKMNTTKFMRLFKVKYDATPHDFWNEFRMDKALEMLLTTDKTITEISNTLGFYTIRGFEKAIYERYSLPPTKLRKRMRG
- a CDS encoding RteC domain-containing protein; this encodes MIAPIEALLTELDQALLVVEQGDGNKFQKCKLGIHHTQQALIALNKYITLHPLPNLEEKVRFHKIILPEVNAQLIYHINIYQLETRLPPSALFARKKYYEKHLKAINQYFNLNKKLFRYYKNGDSHLDSQLFIDAPLQLELPLEEFSFVADYPFINCQSSRLARIIAYERLQAYYHNALADLNHNKVAAVSPETGNYSLQWTEQKSALIELAYALHSRGCMNSGRLTIKQVMQLFEQIFQIDLGNFYRVFQGQRIRKNRAVFLDNLKESLIKKMDDTDEHYL
- a CDS encoding lysine N(6)-hydroxylase/L-ornithine N(5)-oxygenase family protein, with the translated sequence MQKILDLIGIGIGPFNLGMAALCDGIPTLKSLFIDQKNKFDWHPGMMLEGTKLQVPFHADLVTLANPQSPYSFLCYLKARQRLFRFTIREEYFPLRKEYNDYCQWVCGQLDNLLFGYRCEAIHKEEAWDCYRIEVKEVATGQIKTYFAKHIVIGVGTLPYLPSFIDKSHPHILHAANYLNQKERIKQQQSITIIGSGQSAAEIFDDLLATTINEDKELLWCTRSARLFPMDYSKFALEMTSPDYIDHFYALSEESKALTLKAQTDLYKGINRSLISHIYDKLYAASLEENGLGKIQLRPNCRLENVVSSEEKLHCHFLQTEMGEAFTHPTDILILATGYHNAIPSFLQPIASQIHWDVQGRYQIHRAYSINDAQSIFVQNAELHTHGFNAPDLGMGPYRNAVILNTILGYEHFELEKNVPFQSFG
- a CDS encoding heparan-alpha-glucosaminide N-acetyltransferase domain-containing protein, with the translated sequence MTRQRNATIDVARGFTVFIMPAVHSVLTYSTTAVQTSMLGKFLGFLAEGPGAELFMLLMGISIVLGKKKSPKEIGYRSLQLLGLAYLLNFFKIILPLCWHGIPMNVFTENQIPYDLQGWFLLFQMGDILQLAAIAYFVCSIIYRQKRYFIWAIGFGLFMNFITPFMWKIQVQNVFLQVPFHLICGMPPNAFFPAFPWIVYPLLGLGIGAFISSSNSKRFYSLLFLAGLVLVFIGKLIIPFEPIEWETDFYRLGPGGTLYHAGIAFMWLCLCYLSVKYIKGSWFFTLLTWLSKHITAVYCVQWIVIFWLSPLFSYHHLGLFGSLFSILFTTVLSFSLVYMGLMILEKRKQRNNKTLPCTTRQR